In Heteronotia binoei isolate CCM8104 ecotype False Entrance Well chromosome 5, APGP_CSIRO_Hbin_v1, whole genome shotgun sequence, the DNA window ATGTCCCAGTTCTTCCACTGAAAAAACTGAGAAAGCCTAGATCTTTTTGTGCTGTACATTTGGAAAGAGTGAAATGTTCTGTATGATTAGATTTTCCTCACTCAAAAAGAGGAAATATTTTGAAGGAGTTTTCAGTGCTCCCTCAGATTTTCCATTGGAAGAAGGGAAAAAGCCAACAACTTTTCAGGTGAAGATTCTTCACATCTCTAACATCTAGCTCAGCATGGAAACAGGTCCACACAATGAGTTCTTGGGCAAATGTTTCTCAATAATGAAATGAAAGACCATTCTGTGCAACAGGGAAATTCAAGCATCATACCTTCTGAGAAAACCAATCAGGTGGGCGGCCTGGCTCTGCAAAGGGTTTGATGGCTCTGctgacagacaccctgtaggaGAAAAAAAGGCAGAATTAAGATTTGCCTTCCTTTTGCTGGAAAGATATAGCAGTGAAAAGCACATGTTGGATTCATTTAGAATATCTAAATTAGTGTGAATAATCAGCAACATTCAGACAAATATGTAAATGCATATCAACTCCTCAATAAGACAGTTTCACTTAGCAGGTTTTCCCCCTTCAATTGCTATCAATACCACTAATTCAACTAATCAAGTCCAGCCTACATACAGGCAAAATGATATCCATTCAAGTATTTCCTAGGACACCACCTGGAAGACCACACAGCAACAAGTTCTCACTAGCATCAGCAACATGCGTCTCACCAGTTCTGGTCCCCACTCCGCATGACAGAAGAAGCCAAGCACAGTTTCTCCCGGATAGACCATGGTTCTGTAGGTCCAGCACTCAGCAGCTTGTGCTCtgacaggggggaaaaaaacagcagtGTTGCAACCTAATCACATACCCCAGAAAAGGATTATTCTTCAGTACCACCCCATCTAACCTCAGTTCATGCCACCTCCCAATCTCAATGGTCACTTCCTAAGGCATTTTTCACACATTTGAGAACAAGGCAGAAGAATATGGAGGTGACAGAGCTAAAGCTGCAGATGCGAAATCTGCATTTCCCTATGTTAAAAATTCACTGCAAATAGAAAAGCAGCACAGCATGCAAAGTTGTGTAGTAGAACTGTTCTCTTAGCTATGCTAATAATCTGTTTGCAGTTTTCCCATGCAAAGAGATAATGTCAACTAGAATCCACTACCACTAATCTGGAGGAAGGTGGTCCATTCTACCATCTTGTTCTcatgcatctgtgaaccaagccaaggTCTCTGCAGGCTCCATTCTCTATCCTTTTGAAATTACCTCCCTATGGAGGAACACTAAAGGtgcgatcacatgagagatttggcctgacccaGCCACGACTCCCATCCAGATCTAATATGCACAATCACATGCATACatttgcccccccaccccgttccTACCTCATTTTAGGACGGGCTGGAACTGGATTAAATAGTTTCTGGGAACTTCCGCTAAAGCATATGTAGGGCATGTTTCCCGGTTGTCTGAACAGCTAGGTGCGCAATGCACCTGCCTCTCACATGCATGAGTAGTCTGAATGGTCCTCTTGCATGTGTGTGGTCACTGCCTCTACTGGCAGCAGGGTGAGGGTTGTGTGAATGATGTGGCACAGATCAAAGAAaactggctttttcagagctgAGATATTGCCAtcccaaatctcttgtgtgatcccaCCCTAAGAATGTTGGAATAGTCCATTTTCGTATCaacttaaaaaataataaaataataacacTTCTCAAAACACTTGTGGACATACCAGTTCACAAAGATTtgcatttttgtaaaaaaaaaaaaaaagcaaagaccCTGCACCAACAAAAGGTGTCTGACAAACAACTAATTCAAACAGTTGTATTCAAACAACTAATCTTTGCTCTGCATGGAGATACAGGGAATCAAAAGGCCAAGCCTATCTTGTTTCATAAATGAATGAAGCTACCCTACACTGAGCACTGGTTTACCAAGATCAGAcgttgtctactctgattggccaGTAGCTCTCCAAGATGCCAGATGAAAAAATTTCAGGTCATGTTTTGCCTGAAAATTCGGACTGAACCTTACATCCTTTGTCATGGCTATCATAAACACAAAAgtgttaacttttttttttttgcggtcTTTTACTCTGATAaaaccccacccacccatccatccacccccaAGAAAGCCCCTCACTCACTACCCGTCCCAGCCGCCATTTTCCAGACGAAACAATCAGGCACGGTGCTTGCTGGGAAACAGGCTATTATGCCTATACCGCCTCCTTCCGGCTGAATAGTGGGTGGTACTTTGTTCTCAAAATCGCTTTCTTATTGGTTGTTTGAGAAGAAAAGCCCTTGATTCCGCTCGTCTATGGTATTTTTTCACCCAGAGTTCTTTGGTGTGACCCGGTACCGGAAGTGCGGCTGAGAAGGCGCGTGGGTCTGTAGTTCTTCTCTTGCAGTCATGGGCCGAAGCAAGCATCAGGAATCTGGGGAAGAGCCGGAGGCAGCCCCGGAACGGTCTTACCAGGAGCTGGTGGAGAATGTGAATGCGATTTCGCGGCCGCTGGCTTCTCGTAAGCTCACGCGCAGGTTGTACAAGTGCGTCAAGAAAGGTGCGGGGCAGTCCAAGGAAGGACGTGGAAAGGCTGCTGTCAGGAATGGGAATAAGGCGAGGGTGGAAAGAGCTCGTTTTCGGGGCTCTCAAGCCTCTGAGGTTTCGCGCTAAATCTCTCCCATTTGGTTTATAGCGGCGAAGCATAAACAAATCCGACGGGGCGTGAAAGAGGTCCAGAAGTTCATCAACAAAGGCGAGAAGGGGTAAGGGCGTGTATTGATTCCGAGGACATTTTCTACCTGTCTCTTAGGTTTACAAAATATGAcgagtagctgtgttagtctgttgcagcaaaataaacaggagtccagcagcaccttcaaaaCTAACAGAATTTGTCCCAGAATAAGCTTTCTGAGCCAGAGTGCACTTCATCATGTTCATTTGATATAGTTATTCCATTAGGTAGTTTGTTCATTTTATCAAGGGATTTCTGACACATAAGTTTATGGTGGAATAATTTTCCTTTATTCGTTTGgtcttttcatttattttgtcCCTTCTCAAGACCCATTCTTTGTCTCAACATTTTTGGCCCAACAATTTGAAGCCAAACTATGGAAGACTGTGATCATCTCAAAGCCAGAAGAACCAAGCAGGAAACAAAATTTTCAAGTACACTGGGGCCTGATTTAAATTTGGACCATaacatggggtggggggcattAGCCCCAGCCCAGCAGTGGGGCAAATAACATCCCTAGGACTGTTTCAGGCTGGGAAAATGGAACCCCAGCCTGGCTTGTGCCAAAACATCTCAGAGAGTCTGGCTTTTGTTATGTACTCTACTGAAACTAAGAGTGCAATTCTCCAGTCTTAAGTCCATTGATTTTAGGGGGAGTAGCTTTGTTTAGGATTCCATTGTAAGTTTACGTATGTATAACTGGAATTTTTACTGTTCCTGGTTGTCGTTACCTCTTCCGTCCTGTGCAGTCCCTATTTATGCTACCTTCTATACTATAAACTCCTCAGGGCATTGATCTGTCTTCTTGCATATTGATGCTGATATATAATTATGCATAGGGAAAACACTTAAAGCAATAGTCCAGGTACACTATCTTATTGCCAAACTCATTgcctcttttctcttttctttttaaaaggatcaCAGTCCTTGCAGGAGACACATTACCTATTGATGTTTATTCTCACATCCCTATCATGTGCGAAGACAGGAACCTTCCATATGTCTATATCCCTTCCAAAACGGTACTTTAGAATTTACACTATCAGAAAGGGAGTTGTTAAATTTCTTTCCTGCAGCTCTAAGTGGAGACTGACTGTGGAAGTGGGAGGTTGCAGAGGTTCTAGGAAACTGTTAATCTTTGGTCACTTTGTTCTCTCCTGGTCTGGAAGTACATGTATTTCCAATTAGCCCCATCTGCCAGTTTTGAACAAGTTCAAGCATTCATTTATGTAAGACTTTGTACTTTCTCCTGTATTTGATAGACATTACGtcaccaacaatctcactgaattaatataatggaaatcagaaacctgccatcttggacttttaatggaTTGttgatatgtatggaaatgttttattatatttattttaatagtCTATGTTaattattgtttttaactgttgttagccgccctgagcccgtcaggggagggtgggatataaacataataaataaatttaatcaGGTTTTCCCCCTCCTTTATTAGATTGCTGTATATGGACAGCCATGGATTAAAAATGCACCACTGATATGGGGTTAAACTGTGGGCAAACTGCACTGCAAAATGTTTTTGCACTCTTCCAAACACGGAAAACCCACCCACAGCAAATGAAAACTAGGAAATATTTGAATATATTATGTATTTAGGCCATGGGTCATTACAGtataaacagcaacaaaaaaataCACAAAATGTGTAGGAGCAGATGTCCCAGGGTATAGCTGGAAGGCACATGATAATAGCACCTTTGCTGAAGTTAGGCACATCTGCTTAGTGCTTGGAGAGGGTTTCTAAGTAGACTCCTGTAAGCAAACTTCAGCTCCATTACAGGAAAAAAGATGAAATAGAGCCGGTGTGGTATAACAACTAGAGGAGTGTCAGACTAAATTTTGAATTTCCATtctaccatggaaacttgctgtgtGATTTTTGGCCACTGAATCTCTCAGTAGAGTTGCTGGGgggataaaaatggaagagaggacaaTTATATAAGCCACTGTGGTCTATGTTGTGGGAAAAGGTGAATCGAGTTAATACAAATGTAGTGATCCTACAACATATCAGACTAGCAGAATAACTGTAGTATGACAAACTGTCTCCTCTTAAGTAATAACATTGGGGTTGAGCAGCTGATTAGAAACTGTTTAAAACTAGACCCTAAGTTCTTCCCTGATGTAGATTCAAGTACAAATCAGCAAAGAAGAGATGACCAAGGATCTTTAGTACTAGATCTTGTCTACAGATAACTTTGTTTAAACTGTGTTACTGCCTGGTAGCACAAAGCTGTGCAAGTCCTTCTCAGATTGCCTGTATTTAAATCAGGCAGGTTATCTTCACAGTAACGCTGCTGTTCACCAAGAGGCAGCCATAGTCAGAATCTCAAAATCCTGTACCAAGGAAGGCAATCTTGCCTTACTGTATTATAAGCTTGGATTGTCatctttaaaaaataagtacACATTAACCCTCTTATTGGTACGCTATTGCTGAAATCTCTTATTTCTTTTATTTGCTCATTCTCATGAGTTCTGTATTACAACCGCTGTGAGGTTGACCTGCATCCTGACACTAATATTTTGAAACATCCACTTAACATGCATCTCAGTGTGACCATATTGTACATGTGAACAGGCCTGTAGTGTGCTAGGCAGTAGTGGAGATATGTGTTTGCTTTGAGCTAATGGGATCTGAGAAATGAATTTTGCTTTCCTGTGGTTTTTCCTTCTCAGGACTTGGGAGCAGCTGCAGGTACAAAACGCCCAACCTGTGTGATCATGATCAAGCCACATGAAGAATACCAAGAAACTTATGATGAGTGCTTGGAAGAGGTGGAGGCTCTTCCTCTCCCCTTGTGAGGAACACTGAAGGAAGATGCTGTTAGGACTGACTTGACTGTCCCTTACTTGTACCATCTCTGCAAGTGAGATAGTAGCTGAATATTGATTTTAAAACTATGGATACAGAAGCTGGCTTTGTTTTTTTGTTGCCTTTATGAAGAGTACTGGAGATGGCCACTTAAAATCTTAAAAGGCAGACTAATCACTGGCTTGAAAACATTTTCTATAGTGAGTGGTGTGTGTTATTTTGCACAATGGAAGTTTAGCATCCCATTATAAAACCTGTTGTGCTCGTTTTGGGAGTCCAATGCAATTAAAGTATTTGTACTATTTCTAAATGTTTTTCAGTGTCTAATTGAACAGATTATGCCCTATGTTAATTAGGTGTGTCTTCAGTAACTGCTCACCCTCTGCCAGCAGATGGCTTAATATAATGACCTGTGTGAACTAATCTTGATAGTTTGAAAGACTAAAATTGCATCCAGTACTTGCATTTTGCTTTGTAAGGTACAGGACTATTTAACGCAAGCAACAAAATGCTGCACTACAGAAAAGTATCTACTGGCTTTTACCATACCTCCATGTTGAACGGCTTTTCCTTCCTTACAATGATTGCCAGTTTGCCCTAGAGGAGATTTCTTACTAGTTCTGAGTATAGTAACAATAAAATCACCCATGAAGTCAATTTGAAAAGAAGTTTATTTAGATGTTTTCTTTGCCATCCTTCTGTAGGTGTGGCAGTTAGGGTGTCCCAAACAGAAGGTAGAAGGAAAAAACAATAATCTTAAGATTACATGCAGTGGGACAAAACTCTGTAAAATCAACAGGCCACAACTCAAATGTCAGAAAAACCATACAATACCCTTGGTAAATATATCCTTCTCAAGGCCTGTCGTGAGTAATCTTTCCCACAGCTATAGCTGTGTAGTTTGTAGGAACTGGCTCTCACATAATCATGACTGTTTTTAAGTTAAACAGCTTGGCTCTTGTCTGTGGGATCCTTTCTAAAGTATTTGTATGTACTGTCCTATTAGCGGTTTTCTCCAGACAGGCCCAGCTCTGGAGTCCTATTTTATAAAACTATCACATCAAGCATTTTCCCAGGCAAGTGGCAGATGAAGGTGTCTACTACTGCCAATGCTTCTGTCAGTGGTTCCAGCATTTTGCCCAGTTCTTAAAGAGAGTTTCACAAAACAATGTGCTATCAGCATTCTACCTCTAGATGAGGTTAAAAGGCCTCTTCCACTTTTGTCTATATACAAATTAACACACTACTGAGCCTTTTTATCGTTGCTtcaaatgtttttttctgttaaGCTACAGAATTACTTGGAATTGAATTGCTGACATAATTCATTATGAGAAGGAAAGGATTGCTTTTTATCTTTCATATATCCATTAAATTAAGTATTCTAGTGACTGCTACACCAGATTTCACATCCTGTAGTTCTTCCTTCTGTTATGAAATTCCTTGCACTTACGTAAGAGCAGGAAAACTAAGGAAGGGTTTCATACCTGCTGATAATACATAGTTAGAAGCCAACTCATACCTTTCAGTAAAGGTAGAAACCCCTTTGTGTTGGTCTCCCATCCTTTATAATTAGTATAAACAGGAGACCATCACAAGAGGGTTTCTACATTTATTGAAATATACAAGGTGAGTTCTAAATATGTATTATCAGCAGGTACGAGACCCATCCTTAACAGTTTTCTTGCTCTTATCTATATGCAAAGAGTTAGATAGCAGGAGGCATTCAGTAACAATGTACCCTTCACATCTAGGCCAAAAGGCTGCACTTTGGGCCAATTGCCATGCTCAAAAGTTTCACAGAGATCATCTTTGTTAGTGTCTCAGTTGTTGCTCTTTTCTCCTCTGCCATGTACTTTAGAACTTAGTACTGATCTTCTTaggaaagtttttaaaatgtcttttaacTTAAGAGGTTTTAGgcctcagttttttaaaaaaagcatacaACTTTTCTCCTTACTGATCAAAACAAGATGACAGAGGTTTATTTCTAAGGTATGTGACAGAAGCAGCTCTTCATCAATTCATTGTTGAACTAACCCCAATGCGAATAGATCGGTGCATGGGAAAAGGGCAGAATATCTTGGTAGGAAGCAGCTGGCTGTTCAGCTAAGCCCTCCATGAAGACGCCTAGGAGTGGAAAAAACGGTGCCATGTGTACACAATGAGTTGTCATAGTTTACAGCACCCATAAAGAAACCACTCTTCCTCTGACCTAGGAAGCTGCTGTTCTGCCTCACTGAGCAAGCAGCAACTTTTAGGACTACAGCAGTTAGTGCAGCAGGCCAACATGAACTCCTGCAGGCACATAAGACTTCCCTATCAAGCCCTGTCCCCAAAGGTGCTTATTCCCACTGTCCATTTCCCCAACAGCACCTCCAAGACATGTCATTATCAAAAGATGAGGCGTTTCCCATCAGCTGGGTTTTGTTCCATAGGGCAATATGGACATTTCAGCCTGCAGAAAAGGTACAAAGCAAAGATTAGAAAAAGAAGCTCTTTATGCTGGCCAGTGTTATACAAGAGTATCCCTACGAAGAAACTGGGGAGAGACGCCCTTCCTGTGGCCTCCCCATGATTGACCAGCAAATCCTATTTCCACAGTTCCATTACATACTTTTCTTGCCTCTGGGTTGGTAAGAAGAAGGCTAATTTGGCCCTGGGGGTTCGAGGTGTCGATGCCTCCCTTAGCAACTACAGGAGGCAATGCAAGGGGTTCTCTCTATAGTTCTACAGGTATCAGTGCTAGGGGTTCTCTCTACAGCTGGTATGGTGATacccagcagagggcagcagacAGTGCTGCTGAAGTATACTGGTGATCCCAAGAACTTGAATAAAGGTGAGGAATTTGACTTTCTACATCCTTCTAGGGGATCTGAGTAGCCTATGGTATCTCTCAGTGTGGTTATAGAACAGCTTGGTGATTGTTTAGTAGCATGGTATCTGATTTTTAGACGGGTTTATCACCCAAAAATTCTCAAGAACTCCTGACAAAAACAAGCATCACTCACTTCCCTCCATTGATGAGTTTGTTGAGAGCATCTCGAGAGATAACATGTCCACAGATGAGCTTAATGGGTGGGTTGGAATCTGTTGTCTGCTGTCGCAAGATAGGGCACGCAAAGACTGAATGATACCAGCACTTCATCCCCAACTCAATCTCAATCTATCAAGAGTAACAGAATAATCAGCCCCTTCATAGCTTCTTCCTCAAGGAATTCCCCACCTACAACCCACAGCTCCTCCATCACAACACTCCCAGAATGGGTCAGGCACTCACAGGTAGCTCATCCTTGTGGCTCCAGACACCTGTgcactgtctctgctcaattacAGCCTTGATGTTCATCAGCACTGGTAGTGCTACACAACCTGCAGCAAAGCTGCAGAGAGAAAAAGAGCTCAGCACTGCCCAGTCCTGGTCCCCATCCCACTCATATCAGGCTTTACCTGACACTCAGGGGAGACTCCACTGAGAGGCCCAATAGGGCACAGGCATCACGAGTGAAAGTCTCACAAATCTCAGTCCAGTGGCTGTCATCAAGCAGGTGCCTATATGGAGAGTTCTTTAGGCCCAGGCGTAGGTATACCAGACTGCCCATCATCACCTGAATCTCTAGGTAGCAAGACACAGGAAGCACCACTCACATTAACATGCTCTTATTAACACAATACTTTGTCCTGTCCTGTGATCAAATCAGTTTCAAGCCTATATTTCCCTTGTTTTCACGCAAGGGAATGTCACATCTTTCTCTACTAAATAACTCTTCAGTGCCAAAGGTCTCCCCTCTAAAGGACAAACCTGGTATTTGACTCCACTGGACTTGGACTTGGTAAGGTCCAGAGAAATTTTGCCCATCACAACTCCTGATGAGAAAAGCTGAGATAATCTTTCCCACGAGGAAATCCTGGCAGGAAAGATGAATCCCTCCCAAGATCGCCTCTCCGAGAGGCAAGTGCCAGAGTAGGCTTCCAAACAACCTCACCTTGCTGGTGTAGGTGAGCAAAAGGCTGGAAATGGCGTGCATAGCTCAGGGCCTCTAGCTCCTTGCCTGGGCCACCAGCAAGAAGCCTGATGAAGTGGAGCCGATGTAGCCGGAACTCCAGAGAGCTGTTCAGTTCTGCCAGCTGCTGTCTGTGGAAGATTGCCCAACTGGGCAAAGGACATCCCTTCTTAGTACCAGAGACAGAACGTGATGGAGCAGTTGTCATAGAAAAAGGATACACTTCAAATCACATATTTACAGAGAAGCCTTGGGGGGGAGACAGAGAATATTAGCAATGTCCTCTTCATTATCTAGACTCACAAAGCTTGCAGAAAGACAAGGGCAGAGACCAAGAACAGTATTCACTATCAAGTATAAATATATTTTGGACCTTGTGGAAGGGACAGAATCAGTGGGAGAAAGGCAAGCAGAAATTCTCAATGCATGTACAAGGACAAAGAGAAGTAACGAGCCCCCTAGAGATTTAGTTCCTAGGAACAAGCTATGGGTTGGGGCCAGACTCATTTTTCACATGTGCAAGCAATTCCACCCACAGAACATGATTTTcatgtagggagaggaaggaaagtcaTGCTTCTCAGGAGAAATTCTTGCTTTGCCAAAGACGTTAGATTGGATCCAGCCCTTTTCAAGGATCCTTGTCCTGAAGCATATGCTCTACTCAACCACCATCTTTTCAGGAAATATAGAAGGGGAAACAATCCTATGGAAAAAAAACTATACACAAAGGCTTCACTCTTACCTCAAGGCTGGATCCAGGTCTTGTTTGTGTAGAGCTTCTAGTATGCTGTTAAGTTCAAGAAATGGCTTTTTGAAATCTATATCTACATTCATGGTGGACTCCTGCAGACAGAAAATCGAAAAGTTGAATGGGACCACATTCCAGTTTCTCAAAGCAGCAGAGAATGCAATAAGGAAACAGAAATATTCTCAGAGTGAGTTTCAAGTTCCCAGCTTTGCAGGCAGGATGGAAGAAGTCAGCAGTACATCATAATAAAACCAGTTAGCAGGGTCAGATTGCTGTTTCCCTTGCATATGAAGgcaagaaacaaaaatgtctaGATCAAAGAACTCTGTGTCAGTGCCAAGTAATGGTCAACAGCAGAGAAAAAAATGCAAAGCTGTGATTATCAGCTCAGCATACTGCAGTAAGGGCTATTTGCACTTGTACTTCCTTTAATCCCAGTA includes these proteins:
- the RMND5B gene encoding E3 ubiquitin-protein transferase RMND5B isoform X1 — its product is MERCACVERELDKVLQKFLCYGQHCERGLEELLVYVSQLRAELSTAALQRTPLSATLSLVMSQCCKKIKDTVQNLASDHKDIHSSISRVGKAIDRNFDADLCGIVPAMVWESQEKQILVLAIIEHLYQQGMLGVAEELCQESTMNVDIDFKKPFLELNSILEALHKQDLDPALSWAIFHRQQLAELNSSLEFRLHRLHFIRLLAGGPGKELEALSYARHFQPFAHLHQQEIQVMMGSLVYLRLGLKNSPYRHLLDDSHWTEICETFTRDACALLGLSVESPLSVSFAAGCVALPVLMNIKAVIEQRQCTGVWSHKDELPIEIELGMKCWYHSVFACPILRQQTTDSNPPIKLICGHVISRDALNKLINGGKLKCPYCPMEQNPADGKRLIF
- the NHP2 gene encoding H/ACA ribonucleoprotein complex subunit 2; this translates as MGRSKHQESGEEPEAAPERSYQELVENVNAISRPLASRKLTRRLYKCVKKAAKHKQIRRGVKEVQKFINKGEKGITVLAGDTLPIDVYSHIPIMCEDRNLPYVYIPSKTDLGAAAGTKRPTCVIMIKPHEEYQETYDECLEEVEALPLPL
- the RMND5B gene encoding E3 ubiquitin-protein transferase RMND5B isoform X2, whose protein sequence is MSQCCKKIKDTVQNLASDHKDIHSSISRVGKAIDRNFDADLCGIVPAMVWESQEKQILVLAIIEHLYQQGMLGVAEELCQESTMNVDIDFKKPFLELNSILEALHKQDLDPALSWAIFHRQQLAELNSSLEFRLHRLHFIRLLAGGPGKELEALSYARHFQPFAHLHQQEIQVMMGSLVYLRLGLKNSPYRHLLDDSHWTEICETFTRDACALLGLSVESPLSVSFAAGCVALPVLMNIKAVIEQRQCTGVWSHKDELPIEIELGMKCWYHSVFACPILRQQTTDSNPPIKLICGHVISRDALNKLINGGKLKCPYCPMEQNPADGKRLIF